From the Microbacterium thalassium genome, one window contains:
- a CDS encoding glycosyl hydrolase: MRDDKLGAPPTGAKSPRTTWPGKASLTAMSVSAALACGLFAMPAAAAPAEAARGASSVNQALSAFLSPSLDAKPMARMWFPDAGAGADDEGLALVAKHIEDMAAAGFGGVEIAYLADDSDVSNEELATVGWGSENWKRILKTMLKTANQVPGGFKIDITITSHWPPVVNTIDPNDDAQQQQATYAYRKLTAADVAAGAASVPLPTQRTQDFSNSSDLRATFLFVDKLSAATLATVTAVSADGTPTFGLASLEDVTSATSAVPGAGSAAGIPDEATAAALGLDYQTDVIDKWGPEPADPDFDGKIDADGNRKRMADWQDEYSTDLSAVDLSGYSPSDGDGYAVGDLALIGSYHQGTGQVQSGGSSVTQHNRTYATDYFSAEGVQKIFDLWDENLLDDEMIALLEKNGKQGTSIFEDSIEIHKDGALWTADLLDENSALNGYESAVYAPVLAMGSSSMFDDSDEATRLIEDYNLTLGHLYETEHADLIKDWAASFGYTYRAQAYTLDGLDIAGAAATLDIPEGDNSTAGDGIRNLKAATNLTGQKLLSMETYTGGTIFSTWDEVAKVVNSDLSDGVNRSIFHGSAFARAFNGYESSWPGWNFFKVLRNGGFSTYDSRQIWWEDADTFSGYVARSQGVMQAGQAKSDLAVLIGSDAGYSIQSGNSLQEMMNAGYSYNILSQALLEEPAAIVEDGVLDPDGAEYKAVVIEDASKLSTSTVEKLVGYAGAGLPIVVLDTAPTRVYGTDKPDNNDADMLAAWTELTAMPNVTTVADQSAALAALDATGVTPNASYDAAFLEASSRVEGGTTFYYLFNAGTSIPSAASAGDTELKLVSAEGLSVGAQLLLGTGSTQEVVTVTSIAAPSGGGGGFPWEVNPWTVGIDGALTHDHASGDVLSGLAGQDVTLSGSGTPYVLDAWTGEFEPLAEYTRDGDTVTFTPEIGVEDAEFVVLVDDNGKQPHATEVSGGDLVVSSNKLVHHAFEPGEYEVTLADGSVKDVSVSSVPDDVSLADGWDLSLESWGPDAEANAVDPTESARTTVEFSDVALGDWSDLPATGEQLSELGVDSIDEVSGIGTYSTSFSLGKDWRDAGAVLHLEHGADMVTNVVVNGKVFDDVDQLSDTIDLAKALKVGENRIEITIDTTLERRYKTENGGAGSAATGLTGVSLDAYTITTLK, translated from the coding sequence CGCGAACGACCTGGCCGGGCAAGGCGTCGCTGACGGCGATGTCGGTTTCGGCCGCGCTCGCGTGCGGTCTGTTCGCCATGCCCGCAGCCGCCGCACCCGCGGAGGCGGCCCGGGGCGCCTCCTCGGTGAACCAGGCGCTCAGCGCATTCCTCAGCCCCAGTCTCGACGCCAAGCCGATGGCCCGCATGTGGTTCCCGGATGCCGGCGCCGGCGCCGACGACGAGGGCCTGGCCCTCGTCGCGAAGCACATCGAGGACATGGCCGCGGCCGGATTCGGCGGCGTCGAGATCGCCTACCTCGCCGACGACAGCGACGTGAGCAACGAAGAGCTCGCCACGGTCGGCTGGGGCTCCGAAAACTGGAAGCGCATCCTGAAGACGATGCTCAAGACCGCGAACCAGGTTCCGGGCGGCTTCAAGATCGACATCACGATCACGTCGCACTGGCCGCCGGTCGTCAACACGATCGACCCCAACGACGATGCCCAGCAGCAGCAGGCGACCTACGCCTACCGCAAGCTGACCGCCGCCGATGTCGCGGCGGGAGCGGCATCCGTCCCGCTGCCCACGCAGCGCACGCAGGACTTCTCGAACAGCAGCGACCTGCGCGCGACGTTCCTCTTCGTGGACAAGCTCTCGGCGGCCACGCTGGCCACCGTCACGGCGGTGAGCGCCGACGGCACGCCGACGTTCGGGCTCGCCTCGCTCGAGGACGTCACCTCGGCGACCTCGGCGGTTCCCGGCGCGGGCAGCGCCGCCGGCATCCCGGACGAGGCCACCGCCGCCGCCCTCGGTCTGGACTATCAGACAGACGTGATCGACAAGTGGGGTCCCGAGCCCGCCGACCCGGACTTCGACGGCAAGATCGACGCAGACGGCAATCGCAAGCGGATGGCCGACTGGCAGGACGAGTACAGCACCGATCTGTCGGCTGTGGACCTGTCGGGCTACAGTCCATCGGACGGCGACGGGTATGCCGTCGGCGATCTGGCGCTGATCGGGTCGTACCACCAGGGCACCGGCCAGGTGCAGTCGGGCGGCTCGTCGGTCACACAGCACAACCGCACCTACGCGACCGACTACTTCTCGGCCGAGGGCGTGCAGAAGATCTTCGACCTCTGGGACGAGAACCTGCTCGACGACGAGATGATCGCGCTGCTCGAGAAGAACGGCAAGCAGGGGACGTCGATCTTCGAGGACTCGATCGAGATCCACAAGGACGGCGCGCTGTGGACCGCCGACCTGCTCGACGAGAACAGCGCGCTCAACGGGTACGAATCCGCGGTGTACGCGCCGGTGCTCGCGATGGGCTCTTCGAGCATGTTCGACGACTCCGACGAGGCCACGCGACTGATCGAGGACTACAACCTGACGCTCGGCCATCTGTACGAGACCGAGCACGCAGACCTCATCAAGGACTGGGCGGCATCCTTCGGCTACACGTACCGCGCCCAGGCGTACACGCTCGACGGTCTCGACATCGCCGGCGCCGCAGCCACGCTCGACATCCCCGAGGGCGACAACTCGACCGCGGGCGACGGCATCCGCAATCTCAAGGCCGCGACAAACCTCACCGGTCAGAAGCTCCTGTCGATGGAGACATACACCGGCGGGACGATCTTCTCCACGTGGGACGAGGTCGCCAAGGTCGTCAACAGCGACCTGTCCGACGGCGTGAACCGGTCGATCTTCCACGGGTCGGCGTTCGCTCGCGCTTTCAACGGCTACGAGAGCTCGTGGCCGGGGTGGAACTTCTTCAAGGTGCTGCGCAACGGCGGCTTCTCGACCTACGATTCCCGGCAGATCTGGTGGGAGGACGCGGACACCTTCAGCGGCTACGTGGCTCGCAGCCAGGGCGTCATGCAGGCCGGCCAGGCGAAGTCCGACCTCGCCGTGCTGATCGGCAGCGATGCCGGCTACAGCATCCAGAGCGGCAACTCGCTGCAGGAGATGATGAACGCCGGGTACTCCTACAACATCCTGTCGCAGGCGCTGCTCGAGGAGCCGGCCGCCATCGTCGAGGACGGCGTCCTGGACCCCGACGGGGCCGAGTACAAGGCCGTCGTCATCGAGGATGCCTCGAAGCTGTCGACGTCGACCGTCGAGAAGCTCGTCGGCTACGCCGGCGCGGGCCTGCCGATCGTCGTGCTCGACACGGCTCCGACCCGCGTGTACGGCACCGACAAGCCCGACAACAACGACGCAGACATGCTGGCCGCATGGACCGAGCTCACGGCGATGCCGAACGTCACCACGGTCGCCGACCAGTCCGCCGCACTCGCGGCGCTCGACGCGACCGGAGTGACCCCGAATGCGTCCTACGACGCGGCCTTCCTCGAGGCGTCGAGTCGAGTGGAGGGCGGCACGACCTTCTACTACCTGTTCAACGCCGGCACCAGCATCCCGTCGGCAGCCTCGGCGGGCGACACCGAGCTCAAGCTGGTCAGCGCCGAGGGGCTGTCGGTCGGCGCCCAGCTGCTGCTCGGCACCGGGTCGACGCAGGAGGTCGTCACGGTGACCTCGATCGCCGCGCCGTCCGGCGGGGGCGGTGGATTCCCCTGGGAGGTCAACCCGTGGACCGTCGGCATCGACGGCGCGCTGACCCACGACCACGCGAGCGGCGACGTGCTGTCCGGTCTCGCCGGTCAGGATGTCACGCTGTCGGGTTCGGGGACGCCGTATGTGCTGGATGCGTGGACGGGTGAGTTCGAGCCTCTGGCGGAGTACACGCGGGATGGTGACACGGTCACGTTCACGCCGGAGATCGGCGTGGAGGATGCCGAGTTCGTGGTGCTGGTGGACGACAACGGCAAGCAGCCGCATGCGACGGAGGTGTCCGGGGGCGATCTGGTGGTGTCGAGCAACAAGCTGGTGCATCACGCGTTCGAGCCGGGCGAGTACGAGGTGACCCTGGCGGACGGCTCGGTGAAGGACGTCTCGGTGTCGTCGGTTCCGGACGATGTGAGCCTGGCTGATGGGTGGGATCTGTCGCTGGAGAGCTGGGGTCCGGATGCGGAGGCCAACGCGGTCGATCCGACGGAGTCGGCGAGGACGACGGTGGAGTTCTCCGACGTGGCTCTGGGTGACTGGAGCGATCTGCCGGCGACCGGTGAGCAGCTGTCCGAGCTGGGTGTGGACTCGATCGACGAGGTGTCGGGCATCGGCACGTACTCGACGAGCTTCTCACTGGGCAAGGACTGGCGCGATGCCGGTGCGGTGCTGCATCTGGAGCACGGTGCGGACATGGTGACGAACGTCGTGGTGAACGGGAAGGTGTTCGACGACGTCGATCAGCTCTCCGACACGATCGATCTCGCCAAGGCCCTCAAGGTCGGCGAGAACCGCATCGAGATCACCATCGACACCACGCTCGAACGGCGCTACAAGACCGAGAACGGCGGAGCCGGTTCGGCGGCCACCGGACTGACCGGCGTCTCACTGGACGCCTACACGATCACGACGCTCAAGTGA
- a CDS encoding sensor histidine kinase: protein MRGSTDHRPVKYIPYPVTTAVAIGVVIVLGTVESVGRETIAIRAEDAVHFAGLLIAASALILRARWPLIAVAVTGAVNVVALLYEWPSPGYQVAWLIAIFSFTLVASLRMSIIVSSVCVAAGVAAVMLTGDWGWLSMKPLSIVITVLFAAGLGYTFQVRDERVRTSAALAAAAEANRATEVERHLNAQRLATARELHDAVGHQLTVISLNAGNALEALDVRPPDARRALHTIEDAAAGLIEEVGRVLEQLRSSGEATPGKGLSDLPSLIARFQREHLIIDFRMTEGAAPDARGDVAYQVVQEALVNALRYADTAYPVRVNVVVGDPIVIDVVNHVSDRGTVSAGTRFGLRGIAERVEPLGGHVSGERRDGLFVLQATVPSRVEAGT, encoded by the coding sequence ATGCGAGGGAGCACCGACCACCGTCCGGTGAAGTACATCCCGTACCCGGTCACGACAGCGGTCGCCATCGGCGTCGTCATCGTGCTGGGCACCGTCGAGAGCGTCGGACGCGAGACCATCGCGATCCGTGCCGAGGACGCGGTGCACTTCGCCGGACTGCTGATCGCGGCGTCCGCGCTGATCCTGCGCGCGCGCTGGCCGCTGATCGCCGTCGCGGTGACCGGGGCGGTGAACGTCGTCGCCCTGCTGTACGAATGGCCCAGCCCGGGCTATCAGGTGGCATGGCTCATCGCGATCTTCTCCTTCACGCTCGTCGCGTCGCTTCGGATGTCGATCATCGTGTCGAGCGTCTGCGTGGCTGCCGGCGTCGCAGCCGTCATGCTGACCGGGGACTGGGGATGGCTGTCCATGAAGCCGCTCAGCATCGTGATCACCGTGCTCTTCGCGGCAGGGCTCGGATACACCTTCCAGGTGCGGGACGAACGGGTTCGAACTTCCGCCGCGCTTGCGGCGGCGGCGGAGGCCAACAGAGCCACCGAGGTCGAGCGCCATCTCAATGCCCAGCGCCTGGCCACGGCGCGCGAGCTTCACGACGCGGTGGGTCACCAGCTCACCGTCATCTCCCTGAACGCCGGCAATGCCCTGGAGGCGCTGGACGTGCGTCCCCCGGATGCCCGGCGCGCGCTTCACACGATCGAGGATGCGGCGGCCGGCCTGATCGAGGAGGTCGGGCGCGTCCTCGAGCAGCTGCGGTCCTCGGGGGAAGCGACTCCGGGCAAGGGGTTGAGCGATCTGCCCTCGCTGATCGCGCGGTTCCAGAGGGAGCACCTCATCATCGACTTCCGCATGACCGAAGGTGCGGCGCCCGATGCACGGGGCGACGTCGCGTACCAGGTCGTGCAGGAGGCGCTCGTGAATGCCCTGCGGTATGCCGACACGGCGTACCCCGTGCGCGTGAATGTGGTCGTGGGTGATCCGATCGTGATCGACGTCGTCAACCACGTCTCCGATCGCGGCACTGTCAGTGCGGGCACACGGTTCGGGCTCCGCGGCATCGCCGAGCGCGTCGAGCCGCTCGGTGGCCACGTCAGCGGGGAGCGGCGTGACGGGCTGTTCGTCCTGCAGGCGACGGTTCCTTCGCGTGTGGAGGCGGGCACATGA
- a CDS encoding response regulator transcription factor → MIRVLIVDDQPLIRAALRDLITNHPALELVAEADDGIGAVAAAKRLHPDVVLMDIQMPTMDGIEATRTITAAPIEAKVLILTTFEEPQNVLAAVDAGASGFIGKSAPARQLADAIVAVHAGDLSMSSRAIEALVAAAQGRVSAPDGESAFDALTPRERELVILTAEGLSDDDIATSLSISRQTAKTHINRAMVKLHVGTRAQLVALAYRAHLVHAPR, encoded by the coding sequence ATGATCCGGGTGCTCATCGTCGACGACCAGCCGCTCATCCGCGCCGCGCTCAGGGACCTGATCACCAACCACCCCGCTCTCGAGCTGGTCGCCGAGGCGGACGACGGCATCGGAGCGGTCGCGGCAGCGAAGCGCCTGCATCCAGACGTGGTGCTGATGGACATCCAGATGCCGACGATGGACGGCATCGAGGCGACGAGGACGATCACCGCGGCACCGATCGAGGCGAAGGTCCTGATCCTCACGACCTTCGAGGAGCCGCAGAACGTGCTCGCCGCAGTGGACGCAGGGGCGAGCGGCTTCATCGGAAAGAGTGCACCCGCTCGGCAGCTGGCCGACGCCATCGTCGCCGTCCACGCGGGGGATCTGTCCATGTCGTCGCGCGCGATCGAGGCCTTGGTGGCGGCAGCGCAGGGCAGGGTCTCGGCGCCGGATGGGGAATCGGCGTTCGACGCTCTGACTCCCCGAGAGCGGGAGCTCGTCATCCTGACTGCCGAGGGTCTCAGCGATGACGACATCGCGACATCGCTGTCGATCTCGCGACAGACCGCCAAGACCCACATAAACCGCGCGATGGTCAAACTTCACGTCGGCACCAGGGCACAGCTCGTCGCCCTCGCCTACCGGGCGCACCTGGTGCACGCGCCGCGCTGA
- the rhaS gene encoding rhamnose ABC transporter substrate-binding protein, producing MVIALGRSFGRVGIGLTALVAASALALTGCSSSGTEGTATGDSGGDAGSDVSIVMLPKNLGNPYFDTSTGGAEAAVEEFGGTFEEVGPTEASPTAQVPFIQTAAQQGASALIVSANDPEAICDALDEARDAGVKVVTFDSDTNPDCRDLFINQATAEGIAKIQVDLITEQIGDEGQIAVLSASANATNQNAWIEMMQAELDANHPNVELVEIAYGDDDDQTSFDKTAALLQTYPDLKGIVSPTTVGISAAARYLSTSEYKGEIALTGLGTPNQMREYVEDGTVTAFALWNPADLGYLAAYAAQALATGEITGAEGDTFEAGELGSYTVDADATVLLGEPYVFDADNIGDFDF from the coding sequence ATGGTGATCGCATTGGGACGCAGTTTTGGACGCGTCGGCATCGGCCTGACCGCGCTGGTGGCGGCATCCGCCCTGGCGCTGACGGGCTGCTCGAGCTCGGGTACCGAGGGCACGGCGACGGGTGATTCGGGTGGTGACGCTGGCAGCGATGTGTCGATCGTGATGCTGCCGAAGAACCTGGGCAACCCGTACTTCGACACCTCGACCGGTGGTGCCGAGGCGGCGGTCGAGGAGTTCGGCGGGACGTTCGAGGAGGTCGGTCCGACCGAGGCTTCGCCGACGGCGCAGGTGCCGTTCATCCAGACGGCGGCGCAGCAGGGCGCGAGCGCGCTGATCGTGTCGGCGAACGACCCCGAGGCTATCTGCGACGCGCTGGACGAGGCGCGCGACGCGGGTGTGAAGGTCGTCACGTTCGACTCGGACACCAACCCGGACTGCCGTGACCTGTTCATCAACCAGGCCACCGCTGAGGGCATCGCGAAGATCCAGGTCGATCTGATCACCGAGCAGATCGGCGACGAGGGCCAGATCGCGGTGCTGTCGGCATCGGCGAACGCGACGAACCAGAACGCCTGGATCGAGATGATGCAGGCCGAGCTCGACGCGAACCACCCGAACGTGGAGCTGGTGGAGATCGCCTATGGCGACGACGACGACCAGACCTCGTTCGACAAGACCGCGGCTCTGCTGCAGACCTATCCCGACCTGAAGGGCATCGTCTCGCCCACCACGGTCGGCATCTCGGCTGCGGCGCGCTACCTGTCGACGTCGGAGTACAAGGGCGAGATCGCGCTGACGGGTCTGGGTACCCCGAACCAGATGCGCGAGTACGTCGAGGACGGCACCGTGACCGCGTTCGCGCTGTGGAACCCGGCCGACCTGGGCTACCTGGCCGCGTACGCGGCGCAGGCGCTGGCGACCGGTGAGATCACCGGCGCCGAGGGCGACACGTTCGAGGCCGGCGAGCTGGGCTCGTACACCGTCGACGCGGACGCGACCGTGCTGCTCGGCGAGCCGTACGTGTTCGACGCCGACAACATCGGCGACTTCGACTTCTAA
- a CDS encoding glycosyl hydrolase: MLATGSLALGLAALPGGAAIAAAPDAALDSVEATFGSPSLDARPMARMWFPDAGAGADEEGLALVEKQIRDMAREGFGGVEVSFLADTSSYDNDDAAVIGWGTDNWQRVLKRLLTTANSIEAGFKVDITITSHWPPIVNSIDPNDDEQQQEAAHAYRKITADDLGAVAAIPLPEQKTRDYHNEFGTDKSAPFLFVDKLSAATVVQVESIEGDSPVFDLETLTDVTDVTGEQMDGEEYTGYAAGVPDEAYADANGIDYENEVVAKFGPEPADPSFSGKIDDDGNRKRMADWQHIYETDLAGVAALDGYEPSEGDELAAGDWVLFGSYHHGTGQVMSGGASVTIHNRSYATDYFSAEGAQKLFDFWDDHILDDEMIALLKENGKQGTSIFEDSIEIHADSPLWTADLIDEMGETNGYDASAYAPILAMGSATSFDDVDLATRILEDKNLALGELYETEHASLISDWTSTFDYTYRAQAYTLAGLDIAAAAAAVDIPEGDNSTSGDGLRNIAAAVNLADGSLLSMETTTFSADINSTWQTVAREVNRDLSHGVNRSIFHGSAFARTFNDYRDDWPGWNFVCCGNRSFSSYNARQIWWDDADTFSGYVARSQAVMQAGEADVDLAVLLGTNTGFQIQNGNSMQVLLDEGFSYNLLSEALLDEPSAVVDGGVLAPDGPAYDALIVRQADRMSAPAVQKLADYADAGLPVILYDSEISRVYGTQKPGNTDADLAAAIADLTTKSNVAVVDTQIEVAATLAGWGIEPDAQHEQPELEASHRADGDVDYYYLYNANGSATMYGATVSLAGTGKPYALDAWTGEVTPITEYRVEDGRVTVTVDLEQRDAAIIALVGDDTAGGLHAESLDGATAVFQNDNTLVVRTTEAGSYAIDGSGDKDTTIEVAAAPAPVSLSDGWSLTLESWGPDPERNDVDPTLSSTETVTFDDIALGSWSDLPATSDQLDELGVDSMNDVSGIGWYTKTFTLPKGWTGSVGSLIEIGHSDDMIAEITVNGKAFDDVDHFTGTIDAGSVLHQGTNTIEIKLDSTLGRRMVAEGRINSSQSYGLQSVSLVPYVQTKVSLQGK; this comes from the coding sequence GTGCTGGCCACCGGGTCGCTCGCGCTCGGCCTTGCCGCGCTGCCGGGAGGAGCGGCGATCGCGGCCGCACCCGACGCCGCTCTCGACAGCGTCGAGGCGACCTTCGGCAGTCCTTCCCTGGACGCGCGCCCGATGGCGCGCATGTGGTTCCCCGATGCGGGGGCTGGCGCCGACGAGGAAGGACTGGCCCTCGTCGAGAAGCAGATCCGCGACATGGCGCGGGAGGGGTTCGGCGGCGTGGAGGTCTCGTTCCTCGCCGACACCTCCAGCTATGACAACGACGACGCCGCCGTCATCGGGTGGGGCACAGACAACTGGCAGAGGGTCCTCAAGCGCCTGCTGACCACGGCGAACTCGATCGAGGCGGGCTTCAAGGTCGACATCACGATCACGTCCCACTGGCCCCCGATCGTGAACTCGATCGATCCCAATGACGACGAACAGCAGCAGGAAGCCGCCCACGCCTATCGGAAGATCACCGCCGACGACCTCGGCGCCGTCGCGGCGATCCCGCTCCCCGAGCAGAAGACGCGCGACTATCACAACGAGTTCGGCACCGACAAGAGCGCACCCTTCCTCTTCGTGGACAAGCTCTCCGCGGCGACGGTGGTCCAGGTCGAGAGCATCGAGGGCGACTCCCCCGTCTTCGATCTGGAGACCCTGACGGACGTGACCGATGTGACCGGCGAGCAGATGGACGGTGAGGAGTACACGGGCTACGCCGCCGGCGTCCCCGACGAGGCGTATGCCGACGCGAACGGCATCGACTACGAGAACGAGGTCGTGGCGAAGTTCGGTCCCGAGCCCGCCGACCCGAGCTTCAGCGGCAAGATCGACGACGACGGCAATCGCAAGCGGATGGCCGACTGGCAGCACATCTACGAGACCGACCTCGCCGGTGTCGCGGCACTGGACGGCTACGAGCCGAGCGAGGGCGACGAACTCGCCGCCGGCGACTGGGTGCTGTTCGGCAGCTACCACCACGGTACGGGCCAGGTTATGTCCGGCGGCGCGTCGGTCACCATCCACAACCGCTCCTACGCCACCGACTACTTCAGCGCCGAGGGTGCACAGAAGCTCTTCGACTTCTGGGACGACCACATCCTGGACGACGAGATGATCGCGCTGCTGAAGGAGAACGGCAAGCAGGGCACCAGCATCTTCGAAGACTCCATCGAGATCCACGCCGACAGCCCGCTGTGGACCGCGGATCTGATCGACGAGATGGGAGAGACGAACGGATACGACGCCTCGGCGTATGCGCCGATCCTCGCGATGGGGTCAGCGACGTCGTTCGACGACGTCGACCTGGCGACCCGGATCCTCGAGGACAAGAACCTCGCACTCGGCGAGCTGTACGAGACCGAGCACGCTTCGCTCATCAGCGACTGGACGTCGACGTTCGACTACACCTACCGGGCCCAGGCGTACACCCTGGCGGGACTCGACATCGCGGCCGCCGCGGCTGCCGTCGACATCCCGGAGGGCGACAACTCCACCTCCGGTGATGGTCTGCGCAACATCGCGGCAGCGGTGAACCTCGCGGACGGGTCGCTCCTGTCGATGGAGACCACGACCTTCTCCGCGGACATCAACTCGACGTGGCAGACGGTCGCCCGTGAGGTCAACCGAGACCTGTCGCACGGCGTCAATCGCTCGATCTTCCACGGCTCGGCGTTCGCACGGACGTTCAACGACTACCGCGACGACTGGCCGGGCTGGAACTTCGTGTGCTGCGGCAACCGGAGCTTCTCGTCTTACAACGCCCGCCAGATCTGGTGGGACGACGCCGACACGTTCAGCGGCTATGTCGCACGGAGCCAGGCGGTCATGCAGGCGGGCGAGGCGGATGTCGATCTCGCCGTGCTCCTCGGCACGAACACGGGCTTCCAGATCCAGAACGGCAACTCGATGCAGGTGCTGCTGGACGAGGGCTTCTCGTACAACCTGCTGAGTGAGGCGCTGCTGGACGAGCCCTCGGCCGTGGTGGACGGTGGCGTTCTCGCCCCGGACGGGCCCGCATACGATGCGCTCATCGTTCGCCAGGCGGACCGGATGTCCGCTCCGGCGGTGCAGAAGCTGGCCGACTACGCCGACGCCGGGCTCCCGGTGATCCTGTACGACTCGGAGATCAGCCGCGTCTACGGAACGCAGAAGCCCGGGAACACGGATGCCGACCTCGCCGCGGCGATCGCAGACCTGACGACGAAGTCGAACGTCGCTGTCGTCGACACGCAGATCGAGGTCGCCGCGACGCTGGCAGGCTGGGGCATCGAGCCCGACGCTCAGCACGAGCAGCCCGAGTTGGAGGCATCCCACCGCGCCGACGGCGATGTCGACTACTACTACCTCTACAACGCGAACGGGTCCGCCACGATGTACGGCGCGACCGTCTCGCTCGCGGGGACGGGCAAGCCGTATGCGCTAGACGCGTGGACCGGAGAGGTCACCCCGATCACCGAGTACCGAGTGGAGGACGGGCGCGTGACGGTGACCGTCGATCTCGAGCAGCGGGACGCGGCCATCATCGCCCTCGTAGGTGACGACACCGCCGGCGGGCTGCATGCGGAGTCGCTGGACGGCGCCACCGCGGTCTTCCAGAACGACAACACGCTCGTCGTGCGCACGACCGAGGCCGGCAGCTATGCGATCGATGGATCGGGCGACAAGGACACGACCATCGAGGTCGCCGCCGCGCCCGCTCCGGTGTCGTTGAGCGATGGCTGGAGTCTGACGCTCGAGAGCTGGGGTCCCGACCCTGAGCGCAACGACGTCGATCCCACGCTGTCGAGCACCGAGACGGTCACGTTCGACGACATCGCGCTCGGCTCGTGGAGCGATCTTCCGGCGACATCCGACCAGCTCGACGAGCTCGGAGTGGACAGTATGAACGACGTGTCGGGCATCGGCTGGTACACGAAGACCTTCACGCTCCCGAAGGGCTGGACGGGATCGGTGGGGTCGCTGATCGAGATCGGTCATTCGGACGACATGATCGCCGAGATCACCGTCAACGGGAAGGCGTTCGACGACGTCGACCACTTCACGGGGACGATCGACGCGGGTTCGGTGCTGCACCAGGGCACGAACACGATCGAGATCAAGCTCGATTCGACCCTCGGGCGACGGATGGTGGCCGAGGGGCGCATCAACTCGTCGCAGTCCTACGGGCTTCAGAGCGTGAGCCTCGTGCCCTACGTGCAGACGAAGGTGAGCCTGCAGGGCAAGTGA
- a CDS encoding amidohydrolase family protein: MTRIAIRGGTIIAATGETSGDLLIEDDTIVSVGPTVRGSVDVDLDGTGSIVSPGFVQSHVHLCQTAFSGLAEDLDVMQWLDRWVWPLEQLLDADDLAISARWGVAELLLSGTTSFLSMESAHHTDRAFEAAADLGARATIGKALMDRREPGTSLVAESTEEAWSDLLRLMRTWHDGDERRLRVAVSPRSPSAATPQLWADALELAIRMDAVVHTHVNENHAQAHGVAEVNAARDVRYLDELGALTRRTVLAHGVWLDDDEVSRIARTGASIAHCPSANLKLGSGIADVPRLVAAGVNVGLGADGAACNNTLDARAEMRLAALVHRRGGDASAITAESAFAFATVNGARALGLGPRVGSLRPGMKADVAVFDAPQFSAGTGESARDHLVFSGSAARARTVLVDGRIVVDDFGLTRDDQARIRREGAAVRASLARRLSVPSLARR, translated from the coding sequence TTGACACGGATCGCGATCCGCGGCGGCACGATCATCGCGGCGACCGGGGAGACATCGGGCGACCTCCTGATCGAAGATGACACGATTGTCTCGGTCGGGCCGACCGTCCGCGGTTCCGTCGATGTCGACCTCGACGGAACCGGATCGATCGTTTCGCCGGGATTCGTGCAGAGCCACGTGCACCTCTGCCAGACGGCCTTCTCGGGACTCGCCGAGGACCTGGACGTGATGCAATGGCTGGATCGATGGGTCTGGCCGCTCGAGCAGCTGCTCGATGCCGACGACCTCGCGATATCCGCGCGCTGGGGCGTCGCCGAGCTGCTCCTGTCCGGAACGACCTCGTTCCTCAGCATGGAGTCGGCGCACCACACGGATCGCGCCTTCGAGGCCGCCGCAGACCTCGGCGCCCGTGCCACGATCGGCAAGGCGCTCATGGACCGCCGCGAGCCCGGGACGAGCCTCGTCGCCGAGAGCACGGAGGAGGCCTGGTCCGACCTGCTCCGGCTCATGCGCACCTGGCACGACGGCGATGAGCGGCGGCTGCGGGTCGCGGTATCACCGCGTTCACCCAGCGCTGCGACGCCCCAGCTCTGGGCGGATGCCCTCGAGCTTGCCATCCGCATGGATGCCGTCGTCCACACGCATGTGAACGAGAACCACGCTCAGGCTCACGGTGTGGCTGAGGTCAACGCCGCGCGCGACGTGCGGTATCTCGACGAGCTGGGCGCGCTCACCCGGCGTACCGTGCTCGCCCACGGGGTGTGGCTCGATGACGACGAGGTGTCGCGCATCGCGCGCACTGGGGCGTCGATCGCGCACTGTCCCAGCGCGAACCTCAAGCTGGGGTCCGGCATCGCCGACGTGCCGCGCCTGGTGGCGGCCGGAGTGAATGTGGGCCTCGGCGCCGACGGCGCCGCATGCAACAACACGCTCGACGCACGCGCCGAGATGCGACTCGCCGCCCTCGTTCATCGCCGCGGAGGCGACGCGTCAGCGATCACGGCCGAGAGCGCGTTCGCATTCGCGACGGTCAACGGAGCACGCGCTCTCGGCCTCGGCCCCCGCGTCGGCAGCCTGCGGCCGGGCATGAAGGCGGATGTGGCCGTATTCGACGCACCCCAGTTCAGCGCGGGCACCGGCGAATCCGCACGCGATCATCTGGTCTTCTCCGGGTCCGCGGCCCGCGCACGCACCGTCCTCGTGGACGGGCGTATCGTCGTCGACGACTTCGGGCTCACACGCGACGACCAGGCGCGCATCCGACGGGAGGGCGCAGCCGTTCGCGCGTCGCTCGCTCGGCGCTTGTCCGTCCCCTCGCTCGCGCGGCGGTGA